In Niallia sp. FSL W8-0635, one genomic interval encodes:
- a CDS encoding ABC transporter permease gives MKKLSKWSVLYLGIVFVILYAPIFYLIFYSFNSGGTMHDFDSFTFDWYKELFQDTRLLIIVLNTVIIALLSAAISTIIGVLGSISISMMRKKGIRNSILSLNNVLIVSPDVIIGASFLIFFTIIGIKLGFFSVLLSHIAFSIPIVVIMVLPKLEEMSPTLVDAALDLGASWKDVLTKVIIPYISPGIFAGFFMALTYSLDDFAVTFFVTGNGFTTLSVEIYSLARRGISLNINALSTLLFLFTLLLVIGYYFITQRVNKASQAGVRK, from the coding sequence ATGAAAAAGCTGTCAAAATGGTCTGTCTTATATTTAGGAATTGTCTTTGTCATTTTATATGCACCTATCTTTTATTTAATCTTTTACTCTTTTAATAGTGGAGGAACCATGCATGATTTTGATTCCTTTACATTCGATTGGTATAAAGAATTATTCCAAGATACGAGATTACTAATTATTGTTTTAAATACTGTCATTATTGCCCTTTTATCTGCGGCGATATCGACCATTATAGGTGTACTTGGGTCAATTAGTATTTCCATGATGCGGAAGAAGGGGATTCGGAATTCTATTTTATCTTTAAATAATGTTCTGATTGTAAGTCCAGATGTTATTATTGGTGCTTCTTTCTTAATTTTCTTTACAATCATTGGGATTAAGCTAGGATTCTTTTCTGTCTTATTATCTCATATTGCTTTCTCTATCCCGATTGTTGTCATCATGGTTTTACCAAAGCTAGAGGAAATGAGTCCAACTTTAGTGGACGCGGCATTGGATCTTGGGGCTAGCTGGAAGGATGTACTTACAAAAGTTATTATTCCGTATATTTCACCTGGAATATTTGCCGGATTCTTTATGGCGTTGACCTATTCGTTAGATGATTTTGCGGTTACCTTCTTTGTAACAGGTAATGGGTTTACAACGTTGTCTGTGGAAATTTATTCATTAGCAAGACGAGGTATTTCTTTAAATATTAATGCTTTATCAACCTTATTATTCTTATTCACGCTGCTTCTTGTAATTGGCTATTATTTCATTACGCAACGTGTCAATAAAGCTTCACAAGCGGGGGTGAGAAAATGA
- a CDS encoding ABC transporter ATP-binding protein, giving the protein MSEQHIIRFENVTKSYDQATTVLEKVSFEIERGKFYTLLGPSGCGKTTVLRLIAGFMEPTEGNIYFNGKLINKIPANKRQVNTVFQDYALFPHLNVFENVAFGLRIKKWKKQVIEEKVKEALRFVNLEGYENREISEMSGGQRQRVAIARAIVNEPEIILLDEPLSALDLKLRTEMQYELRELQRRLGITFIFVTHDQEEALAMSDEIFVLNKGRIEQSGTPTDIYDEPINRFVADFIGESNIVPGVMKKDFIVHFGSKTFDCVDGGFNENEAVEVVIRPEDLEITSVEAGKLKVKVDSQLFRGVHYEICGYDEDGNEWLVHSTKKATVGIEIGLYFEPEAIHVMRLGETEEEFDKRLEAYEGVVNEK; this is encoded by the coding sequence ATGTCTGAGCAGCATATTATACGATTTGAAAATGTAACAAAAAGTTATGATCAAGCTACAACTGTTCTAGAGAAAGTTAGCTTTGAAATTGAGCGAGGTAAATTTTATACCCTGCTTGGTCCATCTGGCTGTGGAAAAACAACCGTTTTACGATTAATTGCTGGATTTATGGAGCCTACTGAAGGAAACATTTATTTTAACGGTAAGTTGATTAACAAAATACCAGCAAATAAAAGGCAAGTGAATACAGTATTTCAAGATTATGCTCTTTTCCCTCATTTAAATGTATTTGAAAATGTGGCATTTGGGCTTCGTATAAAAAAATGGAAGAAGCAAGTGATTGAAGAGAAAGTGAAAGAAGCACTTCGTTTCGTCAATCTAGAAGGCTATGAGAATAGAGAAATTAGTGAAATGTCTGGTGGTCAGAGACAACGTGTTGCTATCGCTAGAGCAATTGTAAATGAACCAGAGATTATTCTTCTAGATGAACCATTATCTGCATTGGATTTGAAGCTTCGCACGGAAATGCAATATGAGTTAAGAGAATTACAGAGAAGATTGGGAATTACCTTCATCTTTGTTACACATGACCAAGAAGAAGCATTGGCGATGTCGGATGAAATCTTTGTTTTAAACAAAGGAAGAATCGAACAAAGTGGAACACCGACAGATATTTATGATGAACCAATTAATCGTTTCGTTGCAGATTTTATCGGTGAATCGAATATTGTTCCTGGAGTAATGAAAAAAGACTTTATTGTTCATTTTGGCAGTAAAACGTTTGATTGTGTCGATGGTGGATTTAATGAAAATGAAGCAGTGGAAGTAGTAATCCGACCGGAGGATTTAGAAATTACATCCGTTGAAGCAGGAAAGTTAAAAGTGAAGGTAGACTCTCAATTATTTAGAGGGGTTCATTATGAAATTTGTGGGTATGATGAAGACGGTAATGAGTGGCTTGTTCATTCAACGAAGAAAGCTACTGTTGGGATAGAAATTGGTCTTTATTTTGAACCGGAAGCCATACATGTTATGCGTCTTGGAGAAACGGAGGAAGAGTTTGATAAACGACTAGAAGCGTATGAGGGTGTAGTCAATGAAAAGTAG
- a CDS encoding helix-turn-helix domain-containing protein, translated as MEIGKKIKNLRLKKGLTQEELGERTDLSKGYISQLERDLSSPSIETFFTILEVLGCSPKEFFDDEEHKQKVVYTEDDITDFLDEEKGYRIQWLVPESNEKEMEPIRLFFYKNGEFKQFEPSLSETFAYVVEGEILLKLGKQEYKATKGESIYYHATEEHQLVNLADGMTELLLVVTDSYL; from the coding sequence ATGGAAATTGGAAAAAAGATAAAAAATTTACGGTTAAAAAAAGGACTCACACAAGAAGAATTAGGGGAACGAACAGATTTAAGTAAGGGGTATATATCCCAGCTAGAGAGAGATTTAAGTTCTCCTTCCATTGAAACATTTTTTACTATCTTAGAGGTATTAGGATGTTCACCAAAAGAATTCTTTGATGATGAAGAGCATAAACAAAAGGTTGTTTATACAGAAGACGATATTACGGATTTTTTAGATGAGGAGAAAGGGTATCGTATTCAATGGCTAGTTCCTGAATCAAATGAAAAGGAAATGGAGCCAATCCGATTGTTTTTTTATAAGAATGGAGAATTTAAACAATTTGAGCCATCTTTATCGGAAACATTCGCGTACGTAGTCGAAGGAGAAATCTTGCTTAAATTAGGAAAGCAAGAGTATAAGGCAACAAAAGGGGAATCTATTTATTATCATGCCACAGAGGAACATCAACTAGTGAATTTGGCAGATGGCATGACAGAATTGCTTCTCGTAGTAACCGATTCTTATTTATAA
- a CDS encoding ABC transporter permease produces MKSSTKWYTVPYYLWIALFVIAPVALVVYYSFFDIEGAFTFENYQKFFTPVYLKMTLSSFWYAFLITFFSLIIAYPTAYLLTKTKHKQLWLLLIILPSWINLLLKAYAFLGIFGTHGAANQMLDFLGIGEQQLLFTDFSFLFVSVYIFIPFMILPIFNALEKLNPSLVDASQDLGASSWTTFKKVVFPLTLNGVKSGCQAVFIPALSLFMITRLIAGNRVITLGTAIEQHFLITQDWGMGSTIAVFLIISMIIIMVLTGNRKRGI; encoded by the coding sequence ATGAAAAGTAGTACAAAATGGTATACCGTCCCATATTATCTTTGGATTGCGCTCTTTGTCATTGCCCCAGTTGCACTTGTTGTCTATTATTCCTTCTTTGATATTGAAGGGGCATTTACGTTTGAAAATTATCAGAAGTTCTTTACACCTGTTTATTTAAAGATGACACTAAGTTCCTTCTGGTACGCATTTTTAATTACCTTCTTTTCCTTGATTATTGCATATCCTACTGCATATTTATTAACAAAAACGAAGCATAAGCAATTGTGGTTGTTATTAATTATTCTACCATCATGGATTAATCTATTATTAAAAGCGTATGCGTTTTTAGGGATATTTGGAACACATGGTGCAGCAAATCAAATGCTGGATTTTCTGGGAATAGGCGAGCAACAGCTGTTATTTACAGACTTTAGTTTTCTATTTGTAAGTGTTTATATCTTTATCCCATTTATGATTCTTCCTATTTTTAATGCATTAGAGAAGTTAAACCCTAGCTTAGTTGATGCTTCTCAGGATTTAGGGGCATCCTCTTGGACTACATTCAAAAAGGTTGTATTCCCTCTTACATTAAATGGGGTAAAATCAGGGTGCCAGGCTGTATTTATACCAGCTTTGTCATTATTTATGATTACGCGTCTAATCGCAGGTAACCGTGTGATTACATTAGGTACTGCTATTGAACAACATTTTCTTATCACACAGGATTGGGGAATGGGTTCCACGATTGCAGTATTTTTGATTATTAGTATGATTATCATCATGGTTCTTACAGGGAACAGAAAGAGAGGGATATAA